A region of the Microcystis aeruginosa FD4 genome:
TGAAAAAAGAGAATGGCATCAAGTCTACAATGCAATAGATCATGCAATTTTTGCAATTAAAAGTTTTGTTGAACTAAATTCACAAGACGCTACATATATCGACCGCGAAACCATCGATTTTTTAAGAGAAAAAGCTATAAATTTATATCGAGATTTTCGTATTCTCGATAACAATTGGAATTCTTTAAAAATAATTATCGCAAAATATTGCAGTTATTCTGAAAGAGATTTATTTTATCTAGAAGAAGATTTTTTAAAAGTTTTTTCAGAAAAATTAGAAACGTTTGGTGACAAGCTAGAAGATTACATTGATTTTTTTGATATTGAAACTCTTCAAGATATTCAAGTAATAATGAGCGATATAATCGATCAGTCTCGTAAAAAAAATATAGATTTCAGTACGCCGACTGATTCCAAAAACTCTTTTAGAGTTCGGATTCGCAATGCGGCTGGATTTATTGACAGACTAATTGATTTTGTGGTTGAAGAGTCGGAGTCCGAAGATCAAGAGATTCTGGAAGTGATCGCTAATCACAGTAATTTTACTTTTTTGAAAGAGGAAAATATAAAAGAGGAGTATGTTAAAAATTGAATCAAGTGTCCGTTTTTTATAAAAAAGGAGATGTGGTATATGCTCCCTTTCCCTATCAGGATAATACAGAAGAAGAGAAAGAAAGGCCTGTTCTAATCCTCGCTCCTGTATTAGAGGGAAAAGGGTTTATCTGCGCTTACATAACTAGCAATTCTAATAAAAGATCGGGGATGATCGAAATTAAGCGGAGGGATTTTAAAGAAGGACATCTAGATGATGAATACAAAGCTTCTTATGTTAAACCGGACCGCATATCCACACTTGATAGAGAATTATTTAGAAGAAAATGCGGGACTTTGAGAGATGAAGTCGTAGATAAAATTATTCAAACTCTTATTGAATTATTGCAAAAACCGCCTCAATCACCTCCCTCCCCTAAAAGTATAGAACGGCCTCCTAAACCTAAAAAGAAGAATTTTTAAAATAAAATATGCACTAAATCTGATAATCCATGACGAAAACCACCTTACCCCCCCGTGCGTTGGCACTTAAGGCCGCAGTCATCTTCTTGGGATAGGGGAGATTGAGATTATTCATCAACTCCACGAAATCCTCGCGGTCGCGGCCAGCGAAACGGGGATTCCAGTGCTTTTCCTCACCGATCGAGGAGACCGTTCTGCCCAGATAATCGTGACAGGGGTAAACTAGCGTATCGTCGGGGAGGGTGAACAACTTCTCCGTTACCGTCTTGTATAACACCTCCGGCGAACCGTTCTGAAAATCGGTACGACCGCAACCGCGAATTAAGAGTGCATCCCCCGTTAATAGGCGTTTTTCATCGATGAGATAGGCTATATGACTATCGGTGTGGCCCGGAGTGGCGATCGCTTTTAGCTGCTGACCTGCCACAATCCAGATGTCGCCATCGCGTACATAACCATCGATATCGCTCACTTCGGCGTTTTCGGGAACGAGGATCGAACAGTTGGTTAACTCCCGTAAGCGGTGCGCTCCGGTGATATGGTCGGCGTGGACATGGGTTTCCATGGTGTAGCCTAGGTTTAACCCCAACTGCCAAAGAATCTGCCGATCGCGATCAACCTGTTCGAGGACCGGATCGATTAAAATCGCCTCCCCCGTACCCGAATCAGCGATCAGATAGGTGTAGGTACTCGATTCCCTATCAAAAAGCTGACGGAAAATCGGCGCTGCCGGCCGGAATGCGATCGAGTAGGCCGCGGGGAGAGAAATTCTCTCTTTCAGCGATCGCAACAACTCCCGGGCCAGTTCGGCCGCCTGTAAACGCAGTTCGGGAATGGCGGTGGTTTCCCAGAGATCACCTTTGCGGGGATTTCCCAAGGTGTAGAGCGTTGGCGATGCCGTACCGTCTGGCCTGAGAATCGCCCCGTTGTCCGCGGTTTCGATGCCACAATTCAAAGGATGGGGACGGATTAACCCCCGTTGGCGAAGATGAACGACGAGGGGATCGGTTATGGTCGCGTAATCGTTACCCGCGCCGGTACAGTTAATGATTCGATCGACCGGTAGGTTTAACAGGTTTCCCGTTCCCCGTTGACGGATAGTAACCTCTACACAGCCGTTTTTATCCTCAGCAGTTTCAATTCTTCCCGCATGATAGGTTAATTGTCCCGATTCTACGGCCTGATCGAGGATACCGGCGATCTCATCGGCGACGCGATGGCGAAGAACCTCCCAATAGGCTTTCAGGTGGCGTAGAAATCTGGCGCGTTCGGCTATCGGCAGAGAATGCCATAGACCTTGAGATATAGGACGTAAGGCGTTTAAAACGGCGCGCCAGTCGTGACCTTGACTCTCTGCGCTTTTTACCTCCGCGCGAATTCGCCTTAGGAGTCCCCGCGCGGTCTTGGGTGCGGTTTCGAGGGTAAGGAACGGGGGATAGGGATCGGTGGGTCGGTGCGATCGGGGGAGCAGGCCATGACGGGAAACCGCGTGGATTTTGCCCGTGAATCCCCTTTGTGCCAGGGAAACCACCATATCCACCATCGTTAACCCCGTACCGACCAGCAGCATCGTCCCGTCGGGTTTTAGCTCGGTGAGTGTCTCCGTCTCCCAAGCGTCGCGGAGAGAGAGGGAATTGAGAGACGCGAGGGGTTGGGGAACCGTTGCGGGAAAATTGCCCAGCGCCAGAACTACTTTAGCGGCACTGATTTTCTTGCCTCCTTTGAGGGTAATCGTCGCTTTTTCCCCGTCGAGTACCAGATCGATCGCCGCATCGGTAAATGTTTCCAGACGGTGATCGGCAATGGCGTTGTCGCGCGCTTCTTCTAGGATCGATCGGATGTATTTGCCGTACACTAGACGCGGTACGAAGCTGGCCGGATCGATCGATCGATAGCCGTTATCCGCTAACCAGTGGAGGAAATGTTCGGGATCGTCCTCGAAGGCGCTCATTTTGCCTGCGGGAATATTGAGCAGGTGGCCGCTGTCTCGCGTTCCGTAGGCGATCCCCGTACCGAGGGGTTTTCGGCGCTCGATCAGGGCGATCGATAATGGAGTCCCTGTGTCGCGCAACAGGTTCGCTGTCACGAGGGAGCCACTAAATCCTCCCCCGATAATGGCGATGTCGAAAGTTGCAGAAAATTGATTCCGGTCAATGTAGCTCATAGATAAGGGGTATGGTAAGGGTGTCCTTGGGGAGATAAGATGCGTTTAGTTGAGCATTTCGGTCATCGATAGGCGATGCCCATTTGTTGAAAAATAGTATTAATTCGCCGATGTCGGTTTTTGCAGGAAGCTTCGGCCGCTATTTGTTGTTTTTTAATTGTCATAACAAATCCTTTTATAACTTTTCAAGAGGATTTAGTATTAGTTAGTCTAGCTAAGTGGCTGGGTGGAATTAAATATAAGATGAACGTAGGTTGGGTTGAAGCATGAAACCCAACGCCTGCTCATGTTACGAAGTGCGCTAACCCATCCTACAAATAATTTTGCCTCCCTACTTAAAAGACGATTTTTAGGCATTCTTGGTTAAGACATTAAAAATAAACGATAGGATCGGCTGTCAACTAATATATAAATCCCTAGAGAAATATAGATAAAAGGACTAATTTTATGTCCGTAGTTTGTAACCACTTTAGCTATCCTGGGATGGGTAATCAAAAAATAGCCTAGGATGCACCAAATCCCCATCATGAGATAAAAAACTATCATGATAATTAAGACGCGCATCGGGGAATTATTGGCAAAAAGAGAGGTATAGATACCAATATTATCACCACCATTAGCCACGGTCACGGCAGCAACGTAATAGGTTTGGGAGGGAAAACGAGGAACAAAGGAGCGATTTTTAGAATAATTAACATCTTCTCTTACTTCTTGAATGTAATCCTCATTTTCCCTTGACAAAAGTTGTTTAATGCCGATAATCAAAGGTATAAATCCTAATAGACCAATCCATTCTTTAGACACCAGTAACCCAAATAGTAAACCGAGGGAACTAGCTAGGAGAATCAGGGTAAAACCGAGGTATTGACCAACAATCAGGTGTCGAGGTCGAAAATTAGCATTAAGTCGCGAGAAAAACAACATTAGCACCATCAGATCATCAAGATTTGTGGCTACAAAACTCGTCACGCTAGTAATTAAAAGGGTTACTAACCAATTCATAGATTGAAAAAAGAGATAATCCTTCCCATTCTAAATCTCGTAGTGCCAGATGTCCTCCTCTCGTAAAAGAAGACGATGGACGGGAAGACGTTCCACGGCCCCCTGTTGTTCTAGACTATTAAGTGCGCGGGTAATTGTGACTCTAGTGGTTCCTAATAAGTCAGCGATATCCTGATGAGTTAGACGCACATCAATTAATTGTCCAGTACCAGTTTGTTTACCAAATTGATTACCTAACCATGACAGTAATTTCACAACCATAATATCAGTACGTTTGTAGCTACGAATAATACTTAGTTCTTGTGCTTGCTGAAGATGAGACAGCAGAATTTCTGCCATTTGATAACTCTCAACTGTGGAAAAGGAAACTGCTTGCACAGGAGTGATGCACTCAACTTGATAGGGATTGACTCTCTCTAGGGTTTTGCCAACAAAATTGCCGGGTCCCCACAATCCCAAGACGATCAGGGTTCCATCTTCTAACCAGGTGGAGGTTTTTACGACTCCACTCTCGATTTTCCAGAAATTAGGGTTTCTAAGGGGCAAAATCGCCC
Encoded here:
- a CDS encoding type II toxin-antitoxin system PemK/MazF family toxin, producing MSVFYKKGDVVYAPFPYQDNTEEEKERPVLILAPVLEGKGFICAYITSNSNKRSGMIEIKRRDFKEGHLDDEYKASYVKPDRISTLDRELFRRKCGTLRDEVVDKIIQTLIELLQKPPQSPPSPKSIERPPKPKKKNF
- a CDS encoding FAD/NAD(P)-binding protein, producing MSYIDRNQFSATFDIAIIGGGFSGSLVTANLLRDTGTPLSIALIERRKPLGTGIAYGTRDSGHLLNIPAGKMSAFEDDPEHFLHWLADNGYRSIDPASFVPRLVYGKYIRSILEEARDNAIADHRLETFTDAAIDLVLDGEKATITLKGGKKISAAKVVLALGNFPATVPQPLASLNSLSLRDAWETETLTELKPDGTMLLVGTGLTMVDMVVSLAQRGFTGKIHAVSRHGLLPRSHRPTDPYPPFLTLETAPKTARGLLRRIRAEVKSAESQGHDWRAVLNALRPISQGLWHSLPIAERARFLRHLKAYWEVLRHRVADEIAGILDQAVESGQLTYHAGRIETAEDKNGCVEVTIRQRGTGNLLNLPVDRIINCTGAGNDYATITDPLVVHLRQRGLIRPHPLNCGIETADNGAILRPDGTASPTLYTLGNPRKGDLWETTAIPELRLQAAELARELLRSLKERISLPAAYSIAFRPAAPIFRQLFDRESSTYTYLIADSGTGEAILIDPVLEQVDRDRQILWQLGLNLGYTMETHVHADHITGAHRLRELTNCSILVPENAEVSDIDGYVRDGDIWIVAGQQLKAIATPGHTDSHIAYLIDEKRLLTGDALLIRGCGRTDFQNGSPEVLYKTVTEKLFTLPDDTLVYPCHDYLGRTVSSIGEEKHWNPRFAGRDREDFVELMNNLNLPYPKKMTAALSANARGGKVVFVMDYQI
- a CDS encoding cadmium resistance transporter, translated to MNWLVTLLITSVTSFVATNLDDLMVLMLFFSRLNANFRPRHLIVGQYLGFTLILLASSLGLLFGLLVSKEWIGLLGFIPLIIGIKQLLSRENEDYIQEVREDVNYSKNRSFVPRFPSQTYYVAAVTVANGGDNIGIYTSLFANNSPMRVLIIMIVFYLMMGIWCILGYFLITHPRIAKVVTNYGHKISPFIYISLGIYILVDSRSYRLFLMS
- a CDS encoding Crp/Fnr family transcriptional regulator, which produces MTLTYQPSTPHRWHFDNRAILPLRNPNFWKIESGVVKTSTWLEDGTLIVLGLWGPGNFVGKTLERVNPYQVECITPVQAVSFSTVESYQMAEILLSHLQQAQELSIIRSYKRTDIMVVKLLSWLGNQFGKQTGTGQLIDVRLTHQDIADLLGTTRVTITRALNSLEQQGAVERLPVHRLLLREEDIWHYEI